A part of Dryobates pubescens isolate bDryPub1 chromosome 3, bDryPub1.pri, whole genome shotgun sequence genomic DNA contains:
- the FAM110C gene encoding protein FAM110C, translated as MPTEFSRAVRMHAISDLHSSFTLRLLNKGPEYLRRQMEAGSPGRRSAVERLAADKAKYVKSQQVISTKQEPVIMLSSASESSSETCSVESKKSSRDFGRGKSAKPLELAVYSCRAPLQHGPPIARRSTPRRQMRPDSLVIYRQKCEFGRGQTQDSSRGNVVRRIFHGSVKEKRLTSPEMPRVMEDSTAAESKELPSSKDSDHEPSNHEVEQAVTVSTKAPEVCTKERERPLKLNITPEEVKEVKRRGLHRSQSDISSRYSKSFSEFDTFFKYCGLEQEVIEDLGRENFSVVSDNVSFKFRSISVATSESDFTRHSGDEGLLEDELTEQVPSSTSVIERNARIIKWLYTCKKAKETSKVIQELA; from the coding sequence ATGCCAACTGAATTCTCCCGGGCCGTGAGGATGCACGCCATCTCCGACCTCCACTCCTCCTTCACCCTGCGACTCCTCAACAAGGGTCCCGAGTACCTCCgcaggcagatggaggcaggcagCCCGGGCAGGAGAAGTGCCGTGGAGAGGTTGGCAGCCGATAAGGCCAAGTACGTCAAAAGTCAGCAGGTAATCAGCACCAAGCAGGAGCCTGTCATCATGCTTAGCTCTGCCTCGGAGAGCAGCAGCGAGACCTGctctgtagagagcaaaaaaagCAGCCGGGACTTTGGGAGAGGGAAGAGCGCGAAGCCCCTGGAGCTAGCGGTGTACTCCTGCCGGGCTCCCCTGCAGCACGGCCCGCCCATAGCCAGGcgcagcacccccaggaggcAGATGCGGCCGGATTCCCTAGTGATTTACCGCCAGAAATGCGAGTTTGGGAGAGGTCAAACCCAGGACAGCTCACGAGGGAACGTGGTGAGGAGGATCTTCCACGGGTCCGTAAAGGAGAAACGGCTGACTTCCCCTGAGATGCCCAGAGTTATGGAGGACTCCACAGCTGCCGAGAGCAAAGAGCTTCCCTCATCAAAAGACTCTGACCATGAGCCAAGCAACCATGAAGTGGAGCAAGCTGTCACTGTGAGCACCAAAGCCCCAGAGGTATGTACAAAAGAGCGTGAGAGACCCTTGAAACTGAATATAACTCCTGAGGAGGTCAAGGAGGTGAAGAGGAGAGGTCTCCATCGCTCTCAGTCAGACATCAGCTCTCGCTACTCTAAGTCCTTCTCCGAGTTTGATACATTTTTCAAGTACtgtggcctggagcaggaggtcaTCGAGGATCTTGGGAGAGAGAACTTCTCTGTCGTATCTGACAACGTCTCCTTCAAGTTCCGCAGCATTAGCGTGGCAACATCCGAGAGCGACTTCACAAGGCACAGCGGAGatgaggggctgctggaggatgaACTGACAGAACAGGTCCCAAGCAGCACCTCCGTGATCGAGCGCAACGCTCGGATAATCAAATGGTTGTACACGTGTAAGAAAGCCAAGGAGACCAGCAAGGTGATCCAGGAACTGGCATGA